The window CAAATGTAAACTTTGTGTTTTGCTTCAAgagagcaaccatacatttgtattgtgttttactttctttttttatatatattctttatcttttcttaattaaattattattttataatcatttatcatGATcaacccagtggtatttttgtaatctttataagtaatatccccaAATCAAgccatcttgtctgtgtgatgtcacaccgaCCAAGGCCACTCCCATGTCAGTTGATTGACACAGCCATCTTACCCTAGACCCGCCCTgactgagctgtaacagtccgactgCCATTGTGTCGACTCCAGTGCAGGGcaagacaagaatggctcctaaagGGGTGGTCTAATggatcttttcattttttaaaaatcacattatttttcaaataatttacctttattttacaCTGCTTTTTAGCTAGCATTAAAACGCCCGGTCGATTTCCTGTTTTGGTAAAGGCCCTCCCTCAGAAGTTCTCATTGAGctctgattggttagctggccgagtgtgttgtgattggctaaACCGCCTCTAGTGCGCATCTAAACGTCCAGCCCCTCATCAGCGGCATGTGCTCTGGTTATATTATAAGCAATGGCTTGATCTATATTGCTTATCAATTTGAGACCGAATGACATGCAGAGGATAATAGTGAAGAGGATCGTGGAGAACTTGTGCAAGCACAGCTCTTAATGGTAGGcctatgttttttgtttgttgttgtctcATACTTTTAGATACGCTGTTATTATGCTATTGCTTATGCTAGCTTTAAATATATGGTTTTATCATGATTAAATCTTTAATATAGAACGCCAACCACATGCACGTTCATGTTTTAAGTTGTCATAGctatatgaaaataagtgtATAAGTGGAACAGTTCATTGTTGGAGCAGCTGAGCTGATCTGAAAGAAACAGATGCAGAGCGTTTGCAGAGCAGGGGATGAGAGGAACAGGATTGAGAACTGCTGCTTTAGAACATTGATTTTGAATCTTGTGAATCCATTAGAATGGTTAGAAGACAGAATCACAAATCATACAGCATATGAATAGATTTTTACGCGTGCCTCTAGTCTTCATCCTCTTCTCCAAAGCAGCACAGCATTTAAGCacccttctttgcatgttcccGGGGGCGGGGTTATCTGGGTGTAGAATTATTTTGTTGTAGTCTCTTACCAGCCATTCTCTGTAGGTGATGCTATGCTAATTTTGTAAAAGACGATTGCACATCAGATTTTATTTAAGGTTTTTATTGTAAGATTTGTCTTACTGTTATTCTGAATACATATAATGCTGTCTGTATACATAAGCACAGATACCACAGTTTGTTTTTAAGCAGTTTCTTCAACAATATTTAATGCATGTTGGTGCCAATAGCCTAATGGGCAGCAACATATAGCACCATTGCACTCTGGGCGACCCACGTTCCCACCCACCCAAGTCCCAGCTTATGGTCCTTTTCtaaacctctctctctctcactttgtTTCCTTTTAATAtacactgtcctatcctaattaaaaaaaaaaaaaaaaaaaagacattagttaatgcatttggTCTCAACAGCTAAAAATCGCAGTTTTTAACATATACATGAATGTTACATGTGCCTACAGAAAATCATTATACCCATTTGAAATAGTTACTTTATTTGTCATACAGCCTTAAATCAAACCCCATTCCAAATAACTGTTCcagctttatttacaattttggaCTTAAATCATCaaaccaatgaaaaaaaaaaaaaaacaattctgcaaattaattaaaaaacaaaaataactagaATAACATGGTTGGAAAAGTCATCAGCCACTTGATTTAATATATCGTAGAGCCACCTTTAATTACAGCCATCAGTCTTTTTGGATATGTTAGCCTGGTGTTTAATCTGTAAGTTGACTGCTTGCACTTGAGCAAGTTTATAATGGTATACTCTTAGGGGATGATCACTTTACCAAACCAGCATTTCACAGATTTTCAATAATCCtccagaatttttttaatgatatttttactttaatgataAGGGTTAGAATGTGTACGTTTTTCTATATGCACTGTACATATTTTCTTGTTcataattcattaatatttgtttacaaGACCTAATGAACATATCAGATAAAACACGAATTAATGTGATTGTAGACAACTTGAAATGATGTACTGTATACACAAAATAATCCTCACGCTTCTCAGTGTATTAACTGAATAAACGTAATCACGAGCAAAGTTACAATACAAAAGAACTAACATAAGatccattttaatattctaCTTCTGCTACTAGCCTATATGTTTAGTTGTATAATAcaaaaacgtatttattttgTAGTATAGACTAATGCTGTTATTAAGGAATACAACTTATGCAATTAGTTAAAAGTTTGGTGCAACAGTTTAAAGAATTGGggatgtataaaaataaatcataataataaagctTTAGGTGTGCTTTATAATACAACAACATTTATCCTAAAGAACTTAAAAAATGCTGAGATGCTGTTTCTCTTATCCTTGCCTTCAAATGATGACCTCAATCAGATAGCTTCCAGATAGCTGCCTCCAGCTTTTCAATCTCTCTGGAGACATCTAGAAAAGACACATTACTGGGTGTTCAGCCTGTTTTTGAAGTATTTAATGCTTGTGATGATTTAGACAAGGCCAATATTCAGAGTAATCACTCAAGTAGTTTATGCATAAGATCATTTCAAAAACTGTTCGTGATATTTAATTCTCTCTTACCCATAAGGGTGGTTTTGGTGGTTTGTGAAAGTGAGATTTCCACTGATCTTTTCAGCTCAGATTCAAGGGTCTTACATACATCCTCCTTTAGAaagaaacaacagaaaacacataGTTAAGGTATAAAGAAAAGTAAGACAATTAAGTGTTGTTTGTAAGTATCTTTAGAAAGAAGCAGCAAAGGAAACAATATTGAGAATTTGTGAAATACAAATACCTTTAAGTCCTTGAACTGATTCAGAACTTCCTTTTTTGCAGCTTTAAACATGGTGTGTTTTAACTGTTCAAttgtttctgttatttttttctccctcttCTTCATGGCTTTATTTCCTTTCAACTTTGCAGCTTCTGTGTTAAGTAACAtttcatattcatttaaatttgtacAACCGggcaacagttaaataaatagaaattagcatgttgttttaAGCACTTCCTTACGTTCATAGCCAGCAGTCATTTGATTTTGAATTGTTGTTTTGATTGATGAGtagattttcttctttttttgaacAACTTCTCTTTTGAGCAATGTCTTTACTTTGGTTTCCTAATCAGTAGATATAGCAGATAATTATTAGTGACCTGTTACTCAATTGCATTTCAATCTGTTAAAGCTCTTTTAAAGGACAGTATTTAGCTTGAGCATTTCTGTTTGATGATGCCtttgcattttaacatttgaGACTGTTATTTTTTTGAGACAATGAAAGAGATTTGTCATAAAGACACTTTGTTGTTCCCACTTAAGTAATTATGAGCTACCTGTAGAtacatgatgtataaataaagttgaaagagaaagaaagaaagaaagaaagaaagaaaaagaaagaaagaaagaaaaagaaagaaagaaaaagaaagaaagaaagacattacctctgttttaatgaagttTTCCATGTGGTATAGCATGGAAGATGATAAGTAAGCAGTGCCACTTTGGATGATACTGAACTTATCAATCCCTTCTTGCACTGACATTCCTGTTTTGCTATCATCGACACTGTAGTAATGAGGGGGAAAATAGAATTTTAATGACggaagacttttaaaaaaaaaaaaaaaaaaaaaaaaaaaaaatgatgaaaacatggatatttgagttgagtaaatgtaaaattttaaggcagcatgaacattaagttaaaacaacaattttactttttttttttttttttttttttttttttttttatacagtgtaGGTCATGAATGCTCAGGTAACCTGAATTATTGgaagcatttaaatataatgagtTCACagttaatttatataatgtaattttgtgtCAATAGTGTAATTTGTAACAAATACCAACTCACAACAATGCTGATTATATGTTTGTATACATATGTATACCACTAGCTGAAGTAGATGTGCTTATACAGTCATGTCCATATGTATTTGGAGACAggaacaatttttattattttaggtgCTGACCAAAGCATTTTCAAGTGACagttatataatgaatatagaCTTAAAGTACACACTCTGGGCTTTAATTTGAGGGTATTCTTATCAAAATTGGAGGAAAGGTTAAGGAATAGATCTTTAATATGAAACTTTACCCTTTTTCAAGAGACCGTAAGTAATTGGACAGTTGACAACTGAAGTCAGCTGCAATAAAGGCCTGGCAAAGGAGGATGATGAGGTCCATAAGTTCCAGACTTATTCtcagcaaaatattaaaaaataacattttatttatgattatatttatttgtccaaTTACATTTCAGCCCCTAAAAATAGAGGGACTGTGTATAAAAATGGTTGTAATTCCTAagcattttatgttatattttagttGTAAAACTTTAAGTCTTCAatttaatctttattattattattattattattattattattattattattattattattattattatgctctGGTGGCATACagagtcaaaattatgaaaattgtgtcagtgACCAAATATATATGGACCTGACTGTATATTTCAGTACACTGTTGACGTAACAttctaaattgttttttgtttttctcaacaATTCTATATTGAATAGGAAATGACAGCGAACATAcggaaaaattaaattaaactcatcATCGATGTTGTCATGCATGTGTTTGGCCAAGCACATGTTCAGATCCAAGGGGGCATCCCTGTTTTTTGGCCAATACCATCCTTTGTTCTTGTACAATGCTTGAAGGATTTTATGGAATCCCCTCCTATCGTTAGGCGCAGCCTGATTCAGAAAGCAAAAATATCACTGTTGGCAGAAACCCCAGAAAAtggcttttaaaacatttttaacatttcacacACAACAGAATCACACTTACAGATGCAATCATGGCATTTTTGGTGTCAatacacagtttcactgattTCTCCACACCTTTTGAAAGACGttgattaataatattgtaaagtGAGTCAAACACACAACCCAACTCCTTCAGTGCCTTTGCTAGATTCTCCTCCAAATTTTTATGGACTATACCTTTTGTCTCCAcctaaaacaaaagtaaatgtAACAGTAAACTACTGTAAAAACCTTTTTGGCTGATTTAAGAATGCGTCTGTAAGTGAAATATCAATAATTCTGACTCGTACCATTTTTTCATCTGTGTCTAGCTGGATGCTTTGTATGAATGACAAAACTCCCTTCGCTTCATTAACATAATCTCTGATCAATTCTCGGTTAATTCTCATGTTAGTTTTCTTCAGAACTTCCTGCAGCTTTGGTATTTCTGCAGATAACTGGCAACAAttcaatattcaaataaataaaaagtaataaaactttctttttttaccaATTTTACTTGATTACCTGTTTTAATCGGTTCCAGATGTAAATTTTTATCTAAGTATGCCTTGGAGCTGACAGTGAAAACATCAGCGATgaatctgcctttttttttctgaatacgaataagaataagaataagaataggAATAGGAATGAGAATATGAATGACAATGTTTGAGTTTACATATATACCATGATTTCAAACTTCTTTTTCAGAACTGTCTTCGCACGGTTGTTCCTATGAAGTATGCACTCGGTTTTTgagatctgaaaaaaaaaaaaaataataatatatatatatatatatatatatatattttttttttttttcaaatgcagCCAGCAAATAGCTCACTATAGACTGCATtagaatacagaaaaatatatttgcatgtaCATTTACCAAAATTTTGTCTCCAGAAAGGTGTACAgatctaaaattaataaataaaatgcattaaacaattACAAAGTATGAACGTAAAAGAGTAAAAACAATTCTTAGGTTAAGTTTATATGTTATGTTGAAAGAAATGCAGATTATTGACAAAGATCTCTTTATTCTAACCTTATATATTCATTTGGATTAATGACATCAGTTCTGGTACAGATGAAGCTAATGTTTTTGCACTCTCCTCCTGGTCCCAGATCTTGAATGCAGTGCTGTATTATCCCCCAGGGGTCTCTGTCAGTGATTGCTCGATTGATATCACTTACAACCCACACAGAAGAGCACTCTGACAGTTTCTATGGAATTCAAAAGATAAAAACTgcataaatacatgcatatcTGGCAAACCTCTAGTATTGCACATTTGCTtatgttgaatttttttatatgtattacaATGTTAATGCCATCCAATACCATGAATTCATAAATCAGACCTCATTACTTCTCTTATAAATGCTGCAAGCCGATGAGAGCGAGGGCAGATGTCTCACAAAGCTGCCATATGACTTGAAAAGATATGTAACTGAATGCACAAGTGTTTTGAGAtgcttttatgatacttttagtGTTTGTCTTTTGTGCCCTTTAAAGTCTCAGTCAGAGCTGTCAATACAATAATTCTTCAAAATCCTACTTTTGTATTCcacataagaaagaaactcatactgGTTAGGAATGACGAGGGTACATTGTAAAGAAatttaccagtttcaacttaaaaacttaagttaagcagctgccttaaaattttaagttaaatcaatttaagtcatttaaacttattttactgTAGTGAGTTGTAGTGACTTGGACTTTTGAGTTGAATTACCTTAAAGgcgaagttcacttccaaaacaaagatttacagatgatgtactcacccccttgtcttccaagatgttcatgtctttctttcttcagtcataaagaaactgcttttttttttgaagacgTGGATAGACGTGGATATAAAcattgtacaatttttttttttttttttgaagaaaacatttcagcattttttcatattatggactgctgtggtgccccgattttgaacttccaaaatgcagtttaaatgtggctttaaactatcccaaatgcagttgtaaacatatcagtccattatatggagaacaatgctgatatttttcctcaaaaaaacataatttctttacaactgaagaaaaaaagaaagacatgaacatcttggatgacaaggggtgagtatattgtatgtgaatctttgttttggatgtggacttctcctttgacattttaaggcagctgctgaacttcagttgttaagttgaaactggaaacattttttacggtgtagtaaattatgacagaattttcatatttaaagtgtttttaaaagagtGTAATGTTTACAGTTTTCCACAGGTCATCTCTTATCTTGTTGCAGTCTCCAGTCCCAGGAATATCAAGAAGCACAATGTGTTCCAGGAGTTCATGACAATCTGGAATCTTGATAGTCAGTCTCTTCACAAGTGGCCAGTAGCAGCCACCAGGGTTTGATGCATTGTGTTGTATGTAACGTGCAACTTCGTCTTTAAATTCAGAGAACTGTTGAGGTAAATAACattgaattatattttcctttctAAATTTGACTAATTCATTTTATCATCTAGACAgtattatcatgtttttactATAGAGTTAACATCAGAGCAGAACTTAGTTataactgatttatttaaagCTATAGTGCCTTGACAGAAACAGACTTTCTAAATCAAATGTACTACACCTTACTTCAGTGTGTGAAATTGTTTTGTTGATGGCAGACAAAAGGTTATCAATTTCAGCATATTTATCATCTTCCTTAAGTTCCTTCAGTGTTTTATTATCTGCATCAGCTCCAAACACTGCAGTGATTCCTTCTTCGTTCCTGCTATCTTCTGAAGCAATCTCATTTTCCCATTCCTGTcggtcaaaacaaacaaaagactatatacacacacacgctgtgaaagaaatagttttttttgtttgtttgaatgttATAAAAAAGACCTCTTTAGAGATGAGTTCAATCTCTGCTGTGTAGTTGGAATCAGTGAGATTGGCTTCCACCTGAGTAATAACAGATGTGCAGGCACCAAAACTACCCGATGGCAGTAAATAGTCTAATCCCAAGATTGTATTTAATAGGAAGCTTTTTCCTTCTCCTGTCTTTCCAAAAACACCAatggttttctttcttttgttgtctCTATCCATATCGTCCATTTTTGCAATGGCATCTCTATATTATGatgaaaataattgtaattgaaTACTGCGTCaaagtatatatacattttatataatgctTCACAAGTACttacaaaatgttgtttttttgttcagttgttGTTTGGACTGTGCTGTTAATGTTTTGAATTCTAGTGTTAACTTCTGCCATGATCTGTTTCACCATCTTCAATATGAACATATCTGTGTTCAGTAAAAGTGGTAGAATTCATAATGAGATTGATAAATTGGCACAAAATTTAGAGTTGGTGTGATTGATAATCATCAAAACATTGTACAATTAAGCAGTCTGAGGATGGATGTAACACTTTAGttgctttaacttttttttgtaaataccCCTATTTATCTTAAAGAGATCCTCaaactgtaaattaaatgtcAAGTACAAAgagtactctttttttttttttttttttacaacctacCCCATATTGATTCAGTTTTGTACATAGTTAATTAACTTAAGTTTAGACATGCAAATCTATTAGATTTGTACACACAGATGGATTTCACCTGGATGGATTTCATGTATGCTAGTGATTTCACCCCTCTAcctaattttaaaatggttaaacTGATAATGTTGCTCTTCATCATGTGTTACAACGATCCTGGTCTTATTTTTATACCAATAATTGGAGATTAAAGACAGACATACTCAGAATTACTTGCCTGAATCCAACTTTGTACTGGCATTTAAATCATCTGGTTCACGTTTTCTTTTAATACCTGTCAGAGAATTCATACACATCAATTTTATACTAAATCAACAGCACAAtaactgttgtaaaaaaaaatttctgccttaaaattttatgtttgctCAACTCATATATCCACATCTTCATATAGTACAATTTAGCATTTccgttgactaaacttaaaattttaaggcagcacgaacacttGAAACAACtggttttttttaagttgttgttgttgttgtttttttacagtgtattgattaaaaaaaaaaaaaacatacctttGTTGACCATGTTTTTGGCCAAACTGcctaaagaaaaataaaacacatcatATGTTGAGGTTTTTACCTTAAACATTATTCAATTGGTGCtttataattcatatatatatcatatatatatatatatatctttctctctctcacattgTTCACACTCTCACTGGAGTCTTGTCAGCAGGTCACGCGCATATGCTCTGAAGTAAGCTAACCCTGAAACATAACCTACTTTCAGAGCAGGTTATATTCCGAGAATATGTTGCTATACTTACATACCCTGAAAGTTCCCTCCGTTTTTGAAACCGAAAGCTGAGTTTATCCTTTAACCTTATACTTACTCTTAAGCATATGTCGCGTTAACTGAAAATTGTCTATCattgacacatttttttttattaatgacggaaaaatctgaaggctgtctgtcactttgacagactattgtaacttgtaactgtaattcccactcCTGCCCAGTTGGTGACAAGTGCGCTccagtgtagcagcagagcactggatccagaacaaaaacaaaactgtcacaAGTTcccagaagctacaacgatctatcacggcacattaaagagcaccaaaatggtatttattgcttgaatttcctaatgaaatggtcaaaatatgaaatctgagactttgtttcatattaaaagtaacacaaagcttagcctattgTGATTTATTGTATAGGAGGCGCACTATGTACTGATCATTCATCAACCGAAAACAAACAGCATACACCAAAAGATCGAATGGGATTTACGAATTGATATTGGTtcttaaaaatgagaatatatcaatatattacTCTGTCACTGTAcaatatctgaaaaaaaaaaatcttctgatTTAATATGGGGGCATCTTGGGGATTTCATTATGGTGAAAGattttgatttattgttttGGCTTCATATGGAACTATGAGACACaattcaaaattgcaaaaagtgtCCCACATTAGTCTAATCGactcaaaaatacagtgaacttTGGGTATAATACAACAGAAACACCAAATAAACGCAAACACAACTATTTGCCATTTGCAATTCatatgtgtacattaatgagtaCATTActcttctattacatcatattgatattcacACTGGCATTAAATTCCACAGTTTAATGGGTAAATGGATTTATCACCGAGAGAAATTCAAGACACACACAGTTAGGCTTTTAGTTATGCGTGTAGGCCTAACTTTTGCctgcttttttatttaccaCTAGATGGTGGTGTTTTCAACACTCTTGCTTCTCAAGCTTTAGTGATCTTTAGTGGTCTTATTTTAACTGATATTACAAAATTTGTTGGCTTACCATGAGAGGAAATTCCTGACAGAGCAGATTGTGATAACACAGGAGGCAATGGGGATGTTTCTGTGacttgttttttagttttggcTGGTCTGTTTACATAGAATaacaatattactaataaataactataatatGAAAGCcagaaacagaacagaaattGTAAGATTCTTTCCTTTGTGTAAATCTACTTGATTGCAGAGTTTATTACTTACTGTTCTTTTTTCTCACTCATTGCTGCTTGCTTTTTTTTAGCCTGCTTGTAAGTGTCTACAATAAGAtaagaaaatattatattaagaaCTTTCCATGAATACATcatcttttattaaaatttctacaatgaaaaacaaaattttcacAAATATATTCTTACATGAACCAGCTTACCCTTAATGTGATAAAGATGCATTCTTCAAATTTcaagtaataaataatagttttatatgtatacatgATGTCATGTCTCCAGCCTTGTAAGACAACTTACAAAGCAAAAAAgggggtaacactttagaatactgttccatcattaatgaataactacacaggaacaaattactaATGCACAGGTAACATTATAGTAACTACTGTCAAGAGACTTAAGTAACTATGAAcctgtatatagtagttctctggagatatgaaaaataaaatagtagttTATTAGCTAATCGTGAACCACCACGTTCAAGTGAgcactattacttactgattcattaatcagagtttcttgttagttaatagtagtaactaaaatgttaatagtgcattaaccatttgttcctgtgtagttattcattaatgacggaacagtattctaaagtgttaacAAAAAAGGTAGTGCAAATTACATGCAAGACTTAAACACAAGTTTTGAAAAGTAGTAACTGTTACCATATTCTGAGTGAAACAGAATAGCTAATTTCTCCCATGGCTTCCCTCCTGTTGAAGGCTcaagacggtttctgacagctTCCAAGTACTTCTCTATTGATCTGAATGGGGGCCAGTAACATTGTTTCTTGTCTTCAATCAACCAGTTTGTTGGTGCCACCATCACCTCATCTGAGTCTTGCAAGGTAACAACTGCATACATGGTCATCCtgcaataaataagtaaatatgtaagcaagcaagtaaataaatgttacattttcccTATGTGTGTTCTGCCCGTCTGCTGTGTGCCTTGTTTGTCTGCATAGCTGCCCTCATTAATTGCCATAGCCACTCATTGGACCACACCACTCCTTATTAGGCCCATAGTAACTCATTGGTTCCTTTTGTTCTGCCTTGTGTATATAGTCCTACAGTGTTACTCTTGTGCTTTGTCAGATGTTGAATGTATTGGTGCTTGTTTTCCCCATGTTTCTGttccttgtgttttttgtttttctttttccgtAATGTTGCTTCATTTACTTCTATTAAACTCCTGCAATCTCAACCTGCTTTATCCTGCACAttacaataagtaaataaatgaaaagcagTACAACATTTGCCATCTgatacatacatagatacacacacaaacatgcacacaaaacaggaacacacacagacattggGTGTTTAATGAGTCCACCAAATATTCTTAGTCATCTTGATGATAATTGATGTGTGATCTTCACCTTGCATCACTTTCTACTGATTTATCTATTTCCTTATGTCCGTTAGACCAGTAATAACTCTCTTCACAATCCTCACTCTCcatttcactttcattataaaaacaacaatttgtCTCTTTTTCATTGGTTTATCTCTTTTAAGTGATATCACTCTCGGCTGGCTTACgtcagttaaaggagaagtccacttccagagcaaaaattcacagataatgtactcacccccttgtcatccaagatgttcatgtctttctttcttcagtagtaaagaaattgttttttgaagaaaatattttaggatttttctccagataatggactgatatggtgccccaagtttgaacttccaaaatgcagtttaaatgcggcttcaaacgatcccagatgcggttgtaaatgatcccagccaaggaataagggtcttatctaatgaaacgatcggttattttcataaaaataatacaatttatatactttttttcatgtcaaaagctcatcttgtcttactctgcctgaactgttttttttccggttcatgacagttagggtatgttgaaaaactcccatctcatgttctccctcaacttcaaaatcgtcctatatcgctgttttaccttttttgttaagggtgtttgatcttctttgcatgttcactttgcaaagactgggtcggtacttctgcagcggtgtaggatgattttgcaattatttttgaagttgagggagaaaatgcgtTTGGAGTTTTTCCAGAATTTTTTCCAGGAgttcttgaaccagaatacatgGAGTAAAGGCAGAGCAGGACAAGACGAGTATGGAGactaaaaagcatttaaattgtatttttaaaatgaaaataaccaatcgttctgcta of the Labeo rohita strain BAU-BD-2019 chromosome 19, IGBB_LRoh.1.0, whole genome shotgun sequence genome contains:
- the LOC127181379 gene encoding nuclear GTPase SLIP-GC-like, giving the protein MTMYAVVTLQDSDEVMVAPTNWLIEDKKQCYWPPFRSIEKYLEAVRNRLEPSTGGKPWEKLAILFHSEYDTYKQAKKKQAAMSEKKEQPAKTKKQVTETSPLPPVLSQSALSGISSHGSLAKNMVNKGIKRKREPDDLNASTKLDSDMFILKMVKQIMAEVNTRIQNINSTVQTTTEQKNNILDAIAKMDDMDRDNKRKKTIGVFGKTGEGKSFLLNTILGLDYLLPSGSFGACTSVITQVEANLTDSNYTAEIELISKEEWENEIASEDSRNEEGITAVFGADADNKTLKELKEDDKYAEIDNLLSAINKTISHTEFSEFKDEVARYIQHNASNPGGCYWPLVKRLTIKIPDCHELLEHIVLLDIPGTGDCNKIRDDLWKTKLSECSSVWVVSDINRAITDRDPWGIIQHCIQDLGPGGECKNISFICTRTDVINPNEYIRSVHLSGDKILISKTECILHRNNRAKTVLKKKFEIMKKKGRFIADVFTVSSKAYLDKNLHLEPIKTEIPKLQEVLKKTNMRINRELIRDYVNEAKGVLSFIQSIQLDTDEKMVETKGIVHKNLEENLAKALKELGCVFDSLYNIINQRLSKGVEKSVKLCIDTKNAMIASAAPNDRRGFHKILQALYKNKGWYWPKNRDAPLDLNMCLAKHMHDNIDDEFNLIFPVDDSKTGMSVQEGIDKFSIIQSGTAYLSSSMLYHMENFIKTEETKVKTLLKREVVQKKKKIYSSIKTTIQNQMTAGYEQAAKLKGNKAMKKREKKITETIEQLKHTMFKAAKKEVLNQFKDLKEDVCKTLESELKRSVEISLSQTTKTTLMDVSREIEKLEAAIWKLSD